In Pirellulales bacterium, one DNA window encodes the following:
- the bioB gene encoding biotin synthase BioB: protein MPQPVVFSTEITSASAANSWQELAQRVLDGHQLTRDEALAVLKSPDEELLDLIAACFKIRQRHWGRTVQLYFLMNAKSGLCPEDCGYCSQSKVSQAEIPVYNLISESKLLDAARICHERGASTYCLVISARGPSEREMEAVEHIVPKIKAQYGLNVCACLGLLTPEQAQRLKACGVDKVNHNLNTSQRFYPEICTTHTWQDRVDTLQAVRAAGLELCSGGIIGMGEYDADVVDMAFALRDMAVESIPLNFLNSIDGTPLAGPQRLNPRYCLKALCLMRLVNPATEIRIAGGREIHLGSLQALGLYVANSVFVGDYLTTKGQAPDADYKMIEELGFTITGDRR, encoded by the coding sequence ATGCCCCAACCTGTTGTATTTTCGACTGAAATAACATCGGCTTCTGCCGCAAACTCCTGGCAAGAGTTGGCGCAGCGCGTTCTTGATGGCCACCAACTTACCCGCGACGAAGCCTTGGCGGTATTGAAATCGCCCGATGAAGAACTCCTCGATCTCATCGCCGCCTGCTTCAAAATCCGACAGCGTCACTGGGGCCGGACCGTGCAGCTCTACTTTTTGATGAACGCCAAAAGCGGCCTCTGCCCTGAAGATTGCGGCTACTGCTCGCAATCGAAAGTATCGCAAGCCGAAATTCCGGTTTACAACCTGATTTCGGAAAGCAAGCTGCTCGATGCCGCCCGAATATGCCACGAGCGTGGTGCCAGCACCTACTGCTTGGTCATTTCAGCCCGTGGACCCTCGGAGCGCGAGATGGAAGCGGTCGAGCACATTGTGCCCAAAATCAAAGCCCAGTACGGATTGAACGTGTGCGCATGCCTGGGTTTGCTTACCCCGGAGCAAGCGCAGCGGCTGAAAGCCTGTGGCGTCGACAAAGTGAACCACAACTTAAACACCAGCCAGCGGTTTTACCCGGAAATTTGCACTACGCACACCTGGCAAGATCGGGTCGATACATTGCAGGCGGTGCGGGCCGCCGGGCTGGAACTGTGCTCAGGCGGAATCATTGGCATGGGCGAATACGATGCCGACGTGGTCGACATGGCCTTTGCGCTGCGCGACATGGCGGTGGAATCGATCCCGTTGAACTTTCTGAACTCGATCGACGGCACTCCGCTGGCCGGCCCACAGCGGCTTAACCCGCGCTATTGTTTGAAAGCGCTGTGCCTGATGCGGTTGGTGAATCCGGCAACCGAAATTCGCATTGCCGGCGGACGCGAAATTCACTTGGGGAGCTTGCAGGCCCTGGGATTGTATGTTGCTAATTCAGTTTTTGTCGGAGATTATCTCACGACCAAGGGGCAAGCCCCGGATGCCGATTATAAAATGATTGAAGAGCTAGGCTTCACCATTACCGGTGATCGACGCTAA
- a CDS encoding BBP7 family outer membrane beta-barrel protein, translated as MSRFSLALAGILSTAVATIASGQYQQPYPMYGPGPMSPAAYGPNGAGPMYPPAMYGQPGIPPAAYGYGGNGMPGGMPAAYSYGPMNGGGMYPMPNQAMYSGPGSAGAYGPGPMAPGMYPAAGQNPQAASASNSNQFKSQTQPSAYPNEYHGPQGAVAKANPPPMKLPPGVHTENGLLFYNGSARGDVNYQQYSDKNSGNPNRLVSYQADAEEGAGSNSPGSVMTPGANLGGPGPGGPAPGGMQMGYAGGAPEGNEGYGPGQPCDNQCNDGYKGCCCGCCNWLYNFCHGSMFPGKMGYVWSAGWDNLAMTRNAGTNRNLVFLDNFDGTYTPVFNSNEEKFQWDYGGRLHMELIGPSGITYQATYSKIATYVSQQTEGVIDIGGNLNIAPGDPLLGGLSTVPGFFDVDQVFLKYTSSIQTGELNMIFPVGSFEFVTGYRYMQIDETARIDTISTVTTPAFIDDSSLNRMNGGQVGLLGRWEMFGLIDFDFDAKFAVMADSVTTSQFAIDGATGTPVPPSGVPEVADKTRVAFVTELGLQGVIPLGSSFSFHAGYNVYFIDHVALAPDQFDFINIVAGGQTNVNNHGDLVVQGVNVGMTAVW; from the coding sequence ATGAGCCGATTTTCTCTGGCACTGGCTGGAATTTTGTCGACCGCTGTGGCGACGATTGCCAGTGGGCAGTATCAGCAACCGTATCCGATGTATGGCCCCGGCCCAATGTCGCCGGCCGCTTACGGACCTAACGGTGCAGGGCCAATGTACCCGCCGGCCATGTACGGCCAACCGGGAATACCGCCGGCGGCTTATGGCTATGGTGGAAACGGCATGCCTGGTGGAATGCCCGCCGCTTACAGCTACGGTCCGATGAACGGCGGAGGCATGTATCCAATGCCCAATCAGGCGATGTACTCCGGGCCGGGATCTGCCGGCGCATACGGACCCGGCCCGATGGCGCCGGGAATGTATCCGGCAGCGGGCCAAAATCCGCAGGCAGCGAGCGCTTCAAACTCGAATCAATTCAAGAGCCAAACGCAACCCTCGGCGTATCCCAATGAATATCATGGACCGCAGGGGGCCGTTGCGAAGGCCAATCCGCCGCCCATGAAACTTCCGCCAGGCGTGCATACCGAAAACGGATTGCTGTTCTACAACGGCAGCGCCCGGGGCGACGTTAATTATCAACAGTATTCTGACAAAAATTCCGGCAATCCCAACCGCTTGGTGTCTTATCAGGCGGATGCCGAAGAAGGCGCGGGTTCCAACTCGCCGGGCAGCGTAATGACTCCGGGCGCCAACCTCGGCGGACCCGGACCTGGCGGACCCGCACCTGGCGGAATGCAAATGGGTTACGCTGGTGGCGCTCCCGAAGGGAATGAAGGTTATGGCCCCGGCCAGCCGTGCGACAATCAATGCAACGATGGCTACAAAGGCTGCTGCTGCGGTTGTTGTAACTGGCTCTACAATTTCTGTCACGGCTCGATGTTCCCGGGAAAAATGGGTTACGTGTGGAGCGCCGGCTGGGATAACCTGGCCATGACACGCAATGCTGGAACCAATCGAAATTTGGTGTTCCTCGATAACTTTGACGGTACTTACACGCCCGTGTTCAACTCCAATGAAGAAAAGTTTCAGTGGGACTACGGCGGTCGATTGCACATGGAGTTGATTGGTCCTAGCGGCATTACTTATCAGGCCACGTATTCCAAAATTGCCACGTATGTATCGCAGCAAACCGAGGGCGTCATCGACATAGGCGGCAATCTCAACATTGCGCCGGGCGACCCATTGCTGGGCGGCCTAAGCACCGTACCGGGCTTTTTCGATGTCGACCAGGTCTTCTTGAAGTACACCAGCTCGATTCAGACCGGCGAGCTGAACATGATTTTTCCCGTGGGCAGCTTCGAGTTCGTTACCGGCTATCGCTACATGCAAATTGACGAAACCGCGCGGATCGACACTATTTCAACGGTCACGACGCCGGCATTCATTGACGACAGCAGCTTGAACCGCATGAACGGCGGACAAGTTGGCTTGTTGGGCCGGTGGGAAATGTTTGGCCTGATCGATTTCGATTTCGATGCCAAATTTGCTGTGATGGCCGACTCCGTGACGACATCGCAATTTGCGATTGATGGAGCTACAGGCACTCCGGTCCCGCCCAGCGGCGTGCCCGAGGTTGCCGACAAAACCCGCGTGGCCTTCGTGACCGAGCTGGGTTTGCAAGGGGTGATTCCGCTCGGTTCGTCGTTCAGCTTCCACGCCGGCTATAACGTGTACTTTATCGACCATGTGGCGTTGGCGCCCGATCAATTCGACTTCATCAACATTGTGGCCGGCGGCCAAACCAATGTGAACAATCACGGCGATTTGGTCGTACAAGGTGTAAACGTGGGGATGACTGCGGTATGGTAA
- a CDS encoding fatty acid desaturase produces MPSTLLPDLDRAVRNIAPTHGVARPIGTRPARIFTGYAVAIVLIHLLCLLIVVPWLFSWTGVILLVSGHYVFGMLGMTLCYHRLLTHRGLACPKWFEHFLAILGVCCLQDSPARWVAVHRKHHQHSDEEPDPHSPLVAFLWGHLGWLLIENRELSQVSFYERYARDILRDPFYLWLERKLRWLWVYVAHAAFFFLAGLAVGWITTGRYLGGVQFGASLLVWGVFARTVLVWHVTWSVNSLTHLWGYRNYATDDNSRNNWLVGLLAHGEGWHNNHHADQVSSAHGHRWWELDITYLTICFLEAVGLATNVVRPNAMDDGFAQKALLAQKSGRLHKKAFPK; encoded by the coding sequence ATGCCCAGTACCTTACTTCCAGATTTAGACCGGGCGGTTCGCAACATCGCGCCGACTCACGGCGTTGCACGACCAATCGGCACGCGCCCGGCGCGAATATTCACGGGTTACGCCGTCGCCATTGTGCTCATTCACTTGTTGTGCTTGCTGATTGTCGTGCCTTGGCTTTTTAGTTGGACGGGCGTCATCCTGCTGGTGTCGGGTCACTACGTGTTCGGCATGTTGGGAATGACTTTGTGTTATCACCGGTTGTTAACGCACCGAGGACTTGCCTGCCCGAAATGGTTCGAGCATTTTCTAGCGATATTGGGAGTATGTTGCCTCCAAGATTCACCTGCCCGGTGGGTGGCGGTACATCGCAAGCACCATCAGCATTCTGACGAAGAGCCCGATCCGCACAGCCCGTTGGTGGCATTTTTGTGGGGTCACTTGGGTTGGCTGTTGATCGAAAATCGAGAGTTGAGCCAGGTCTCGTTTTACGAACGCTATGCCCGCGATATTTTGCGCGATCCGTTTTATTTGTGGCTCGAGCGAAAGCTGCGATGGCTGTGGGTGTATGTGGCCCACGCGGCATTTTTCTTTCTCGCGGGGCTGGCCGTCGGGTGGATCACGACCGGTCGCTATCTGGGAGGAGTGCAGTTTGGCGCGAGCCTGTTGGTGTGGGGAGTATTTGCCCGCACCGTGTTGGTGTGGCACGTGACCTGGTCGGTCAACTCCTTGACGCACTTATGGGGCTACCGAAATTATGCAACCGACGATAACAGCCGCAACAATTGGCTGGTCGGGCTGTTAGCGCACGGCGAAGGCTGGCACAACAATCATCACGCCGACCAGGTATCGTCCGCACACGGGCACCGCTGGTGGGAGTTGGACATCACCTATCTGACGATCTGCTTTCTGGAAGCCGTCGGCCTGGCCACCAATGTGGTCCGGCCCAATGCGATGGACGACGGCTTTGCACAAAAAGCCCTGCTGGCACAAAAAAGCGGCCGTCTGCACAAAAAAGCTTTTCCCAAGTAA
- a CDS encoding DUF5060 domain-containing protein: MAAGIIRAAIAAEPLGNPSAASKPVEQWGIFEVELPGPVEGNPFVEVQLSASFQPSKLKDSSLDKPITVHGFYDGDGIYRVRFMPNAPGTWEYITHSNRTELDGKQGAFTVVAAASGNHGPVHVNNTYHFAYADGTPFFPFGTTCYAWIHQTEELQRQTLATLAQNPFNKVRMCLFPKWYDHNHREPALYPYVGTPPNQWDFTRFNPAFFQHLEQCISQLGQRGVEADIILFHPYDKGHWGFDQMPAAADDLYLHYVVARLAAYRNVWWSLANEWDLLKQKKESDWNRFFEIVAADDPYSHLRSIHNCAVLYNHTNPLVTHASIQNGSAVEDIGRAEILRDVYRKPIIYDEVKYEGDLPVRWGNLTPQEMVHRFWVAIMAGTYATHGETYQHSDDQIAWASGGVLRGESPPRIGFLKKIVEAGPPEGINPIDKWQDLRTAGKPNEYYLVYFGKEAPQEWTFSLPISKPSQLPMKFRAEIIDAWNMTIAPVPGEFEVAKETPYRYNCPSHATITLPGKPYIALRITRVHENN; the protein is encoded by the coding sequence GTGGCGGCAGGCATAATTCGGGCGGCTATTGCAGCCGAGCCGCTGGGGAATCCGTCGGCTGCTTCCAAGCCGGTGGAACAATGGGGAATTTTTGAAGTCGAATTGCCCGGCCCAGTGGAGGGAAATCCATTTGTCGAAGTTCAATTGTCGGCCAGCTTTCAGCCCTCCAAATTGAAGGACTCTTCACTGGATAAACCCATCACTGTTCACGGGTTCTACGACGGCGATGGCATTTACCGTGTGCGTTTCATGCCCAATGCTCCAGGCACGTGGGAATACATTACCCACAGCAATCGAACCGAACTGGATGGCAAGCAAGGAGCCTTTACGGTTGTCGCTGCGGCCAGCGGCAACCATGGACCCGTTCATGTAAACAACACGTATCATTTCGCGTATGCCGACGGCACGCCATTTTTTCCGTTTGGCACCACGTGTTACGCCTGGATTCATCAAACCGAGGAATTACAGCGGCAAACGCTCGCCACATTGGCACAAAACCCATTCAATAAAGTGCGGATGTGCTTGTTCCCGAAGTGGTACGACCACAATCATCGCGAACCGGCGTTGTATCCGTATGTAGGCACTCCGCCAAACCAATGGGATTTCACGCGGTTTAACCCCGCGTTTTTCCAGCACTTGGAGCAGTGCATTTCGCAACTGGGCCAACGGGGCGTGGAGGCGGACATCATTTTATTTCACCCCTACGATAAGGGTCATTGGGGCTTCGACCAAATGCCGGCCGCAGCGGACGATTTATACTTGCACTACGTGGTGGCGCGGCTGGCGGCGTATCGCAACGTGTGGTGGTCGCTAGCCAACGAGTGGGATTTGCTCAAGCAAAAAAAAGAAAGCGATTGGAACCGCTTTTTTGAAATCGTGGCGGCCGACGATCCGTATTCCCATTTGCGCTCCATTCACAATTGCGCGGTGCTTTACAACCACACCAATCCGCTGGTGACGCATGCCAGCATCCAAAACGGATCGGCCGTGGAAGATATTGGCCGCGCCGAAATTCTGCGCGACGTGTATCGCAAGCCGATCATTTATGACGAAGTAAAGTACGAAGGCGACTTGCCGGTGCGCTGGGGCAACCTAACGCCGCAAGAAATGGTGCATCGGTTTTGGGTGGCCATCATGGCCGGAACCTATGCCACGCACGGCGAAACATACCAACATTCGGACGATCAAATTGCCTGGGCCAGCGGCGGCGTATTGCGGGGAGAAAGTCCGCCGCGCATCGGTTTTTTGAAAAAAATTGTGGAAGCCGGACCGCCGGAGGGAATTAACCCCATCGATAAGTGGCAAGATTTACGCACCGCCGGCAAGCCAAACGAATATTATCTCGTCTACTTCGGGAAAGAGGCGCCGCAGGAATGGACGTTTTCGCTCCCCATTTCCAAACCGTCGCAATTGCCGATGAAATTTCGCGCCGAAATCATCGACGCCTGGAACATGACCATTGCTCCCGTGCCGGGCGAGTTCGAGGTGGCCAAGGAAACACCCTATCGCTATAACTGCCCCAGCCACGCCACTATCACGTTGCCTGGCAAGCCGTATATCGCACTACGAATTACGCGGGTTCACGAAAATAATTAA
- a CDS encoding HEAT repeat domain-containing protein, translating to MLRRPTPKNSPKTDLSITFDVLWKTHNESAVELLLHALDSPLKPIRDGALESLLKRRTTLGNQEIINRLATLDAGAREIVGEYHRYLGRGLRDSIQSADPKVFATGCAATLEFHDYDMLPTLVHTAEDETHPHRDLAAQHVLKLAELLYDELATGQSTSAGRDPPLMRKHMLHSLEQSLARLPQHKRPEIVEALLLLAPREYPALQKILADPMHVAYLSVIDLLTHSTRGGVIRLVLSFLDDPQAPSTVIKLFGRRSDKLFLEHFLRKIGSQPSSVMTQNLHKIETICWMQDHVRLVDQLEEAVQGGSVQLALTSNISRHTKFKLIEHLVRFGKPAGRRAAALALASFQGAEANQLAQEALQDPDPQVQAHVLVQIRSRGITGALPLLLSMLDSQYECIRNAARRSLEEFSFDRFFAAFDSLDDHVRRTTGPTVRKVDLTVPKRLQEELDARSRTRRIRAVAMASSMGLVPQFETQIIQRLTDEDHLVRAEAAKALAQCPTDHARRALLAARHDRSIVVQEGAAQSLQHWGFDSMVEDLLAADAVAAKEKL from the coding sequence ATGCTTCGTCGCCCGACCCCCAAAAACTCCCCGAAGACGGACTTAAGCATCACGTTCGATGTGCTGTGGAAAACGCACAACGAATCGGCCGTGGAGCTGCTGTTGCATGCGCTCGATAGTCCCCTGAAGCCGATTCGCGACGGCGCGCTAGAAAGCCTGCTCAAGCGCCGCACGACCTTGGGGAATCAGGAAATCATTAACCGGCTGGCAACCTTGGACGCCGGCGCGCGGGAAATTGTAGGCGAGTATCATCGCTATTTGGGCCGGGGACTGCGCGATTCCATTCAATCGGCCGATCCCAAAGTCTTTGCCACAGGTTGCGCAGCCACGCTGGAGTTCCACGATTATGACATGCTGCCCACGCTGGTTCATACGGCAGAAGACGAAACGCATCCGCACCGTGATTTAGCGGCTCAACACGTGCTGAAATTGGCCGAGTTGCTCTACGACGAACTGGCGACGGGGCAGAGCACCTCAGCAGGGCGCGATCCGCCCTTAATGCGCAAGCACATGCTGCACAGCCTGGAGCAATCGCTGGCTCGGTTGCCGCAGCATAAGCGGCCGGAAATTGTCGAGGCGTTATTATTGCTGGCTCCGCGCGAATATCCGGCGCTGCAAAAAATTCTGGCCGACCCCATGCACGTGGCCTATCTCAGCGTCATCGATTTGCTAACCCACAGCACGCGCGGAGGAGTCATCCGGTTGGTGCTGAGCTTTCTGGACGATCCGCAAGCTCCTTCGACGGTCATCAAATTGTTTGGGCGGCGCAGCGACAAGCTGTTTTTAGAGCATTTTTTGCGAAAAATCGGCTCGCAGCCCAGTTCCGTAATGACGCAAAATTTACACAAGATCGAAACCATTTGCTGGATGCAGGACCACGTGAGGCTGGTCGATCAACTGGAAGAAGCCGTTCAAGGCGGGTCCGTGCAATTGGCTTTAACGAGCAACATCAGCCGGCATACCAAGTTCAAGCTGATCGAGCACCTGGTGCGGTTTGGCAAACCGGCTGGTCGCAGAGCCGCGGCTTTGGCGCTGGCAAGCTTTCAGGGCGCGGAGGCCAACCAGCTCGCCCAAGAAGCGTTGCAAGACCCCGATCCGCAAGTGCAGGCGCACGTGTTGGTTCAAATTCGCTCGCGCGGCATTACCGGCGCATTGCCGCTGTTGCTTTCGATGCTCGACAGCCAATACGAATGCATTCGCAATGCCGCGCGGCGCAGCTTGGAAGAATTCTCGTTCGATCGGTTTTTTGCGGCGTTCGACTCGTTGGACGACCATGTTCGTCGCACAACCGGCCCCACGGTGCGGAAGGTGGATCTCACTGTTCCGAAACGCTTGCAGGAAGAGCTGGACGCCCGCTCCCGGACCCGCCGCATTCGCGCGGTGGCAATGGCCTCTTCCATGGGATTGGTGCCGCAATTCGAAACACAAATTATTCAGCGGCTAACCGACGAAGATCATTTGGTCCGGGCCGAGGCCGCCAAAGCATTGGCACAATGCCCCACCGACCATGCTCGCCGGGCGCTTTTGGCTGCACGTCACGATCGGAGCATTGTGGTTCAGGAAGGGGCCGCTCAAAGTTTGCAGCATTGGGGGTTTGATTCCATGGTCGAAGATTTATTGGCCGCCGACGCCGTTGCAGCAAAGGAAAAGCTGTAG
- the leuD gene encoding 3-isopropylmalate dehydratase small subunit has translation MQSFTKHTGLVAPMDRANVDTDQIIPKQFLKRIERTGFGKFLFFDWRFKDDGSDNPEFELNRPQNRGASVLLTRRNFGCGSSREHAPWALADYGFRVVIAPSFADIFYNNCFKNGMLPIVLPEVTVDDLFARCAKYPSYKLTADLEACRLTDEHGLSLPFEIEAFRRHCLLHGLDDIGLTLQQVDTITAFEKQQGMRPVAAQ, from the coding sequence ATGCAATCCTTCACCAAACACACAGGCTTGGTCGCGCCGATGGATCGGGCTAATGTCGACACCGATCAAATCATTCCCAAGCAATTTCTCAAGCGGATTGAACGGACGGGCTTCGGAAAGTTCTTGTTTTTTGATTGGCGGTTTAAGGACGACGGTTCAGACAATCCCGAGTTCGAATTGAATCGGCCGCAAAACCGCGGTGCAAGTGTTTTGCTGACGCGGCGCAATTTTGGCTGCGGTTCCAGCCGCGAACATGCCCCGTGGGCGCTGGCCGATTACGGTTTCCGCGTGGTCATTGCCCCCAGCTTTGCCGATATTTTCTACAACAACTGCTTCAAAAACGGCATGCTGCCAATCGTGTTGCCAGAAGTCACCGTGGACGATTTGTTTGCTCGCTGCGCTAAATACCCTAGTTACAAGCTGACGGCCGATTTGGAAGCATGCCGCTTAACTGATGAGCATGGTCTGTCGCTGCCATTTGAAATAGAAGCCTTCCGTCGCCACTGCTTGTTGCACGGCCTGGACGACATTGGCCTGACATTGCAACAGGTCGACACTATTACCGCCTTCGAAAAACAGCAGGGCATGAGGCCCGTTGCCGCCCAATGA
- a CDS encoding PSP1 C-terminal domain-containing protein produces the protein MSRQHFVRVGLMGHVGRFTSVDAVAYPRASRVIVRTSRGLETGEVLGPAEESAARGAGDGSILRGMTVEDELLISRLEKNRQKALEACTQRLAERRISATLFDVEHLFDGRSLFFYFLGEVTPEIEAITTELAEVYDAAAEFRKFSETLATGCGPGCGTEEAAGHGGCTLCATACAVAGACGTKRR, from the coding sequence ATGTCACGACAGCATTTTGTACGCGTGGGATTGATGGGGCACGTCGGGCGGTTTACGTCCGTCGATGCCGTGGCCTATCCGCGCGCAAGCCGTGTGATTGTGCGCACCAGCCGCGGATTGGAAACTGGCGAAGTGCTTGGCCCGGCCGAGGAATCGGCAGCACGCGGCGCGGGCGACGGTTCCATTCTGCGAGGCATGACCGTGGAAGATGAACTGCTGATATCCCGGCTAGAAAAGAACCGCCAAAAAGCGCTGGAAGCGTGCACGCAGCGGCTGGCCGAGCGGAGAATTTCGGCGACCTTGTTTGATGTGGAGCACCTGTTCGATGGCCGCTCATTGTTCTTCTATTTTCTGGGTGAAGTGACGCCGGAAATTGAAGCGATTACCACCGAGCTGGCTGAGGTGTACGATGCCGCCGCCGAGTTTCGCAAGTTTTCCGAAACCCTGGCCACGGGCTGCGGGCCTGGCTGTGGCACGGAAGAAGCAGCGGGACATGGCGGTTGCACATTGTGCGCCACGGCCTGCGCCGTCGCCGGAGCTTGCGGCACAAAGCGCAGATAA
- a CDS encoding gamma carbonic anhydrase family protein gives MPGIEFRPELAHESVFIAAGAIVIGDVHLDEESSVWFNAVLRGDTEAIRIGQRTNIQDGCILHADPGFPCTIGAGVTVGHGAIVHGAVVENDVLVGMRSVLMNGARIGTGSIIGTGTVVTEGTQIPPGSLVLGIPARVVRAVTPEELDQLQLTASRYVGQAKQYRGV, from the coding sequence ATGCCAGGGATCGAATTTCGCCCCGAGCTGGCTCACGAAAGCGTGTTCATTGCCGCTGGCGCAATTGTCATTGGCGATGTGCATCTGGACGAGGAATCTAGCGTCTGGTTCAATGCCGTGCTGCGCGGCGACACCGAAGCCATTCGCATCGGTCAACGCACCAACATTCAAGATGGTTGCATTCTGCACGCCGATCCAGGTTTCCCCTGCACGATTGGCGCGGGCGTAACGGTCGGGCACGGCGCGATTGTTCATGGCGCTGTGGTCGAAAACGATGTGCTGGTGGGCATGCGCTCGGTATTGATGAACGGTGCTCGCATTGGCACAGGCAGCATCATTGGCACAGGCACGGTCGTCACCGAGGGAACGCAAATCCCTCCCGGCTCGCTGGTGCTGGGCATTCCTGCTCGGGTGGTGCGCGCGGTTACGCCGGAAGAACTCGATCAACTCCAATTAACCGCCAGCCGTTACGTAGGACAGGCAAAGCAATACCGCGGTGTTTGA
- the leuC gene encoding 3-isopropylmalate dehydratase large subunit, whose protein sequence is MSAASHTMFEKIWDAHVVHAEPGKQTLLYIDLHLVHEVTSPQAFEGLRLAGRKVRRPELTVATPDHNVPTTDRRLPIADAISKQQIDTLRNNCREFGIRIYDLNSPQQGIVHVIGPELGITQPGMTIVCGDSHTATHGAFGALAFGIGTSEVEHVLATQTLLQSKPKTFELRVDGQLGRGVTAKDVILYLIGQIGTDGGTGYVIEYTGSVMRSFSMEQRMTVCNMSIEAGARAGMIAPDETTFAYIKGREFAPQGNEFDAAVARWRQLPSDPGAKYDRVEVYNAADIAPQVTWGTNPGQVVPVVESVPDPAKFKTEDERKTAAQSLKYMGLEAGKPMQSLGLDRVFIGSCTNSRIEDLRAAAAVVRGYHVAKTVDAMVVPGSGQIKQQAEKEGLDRIFKEAGFDWREAGCSMCLGMNPDILTPGQRCASTSNRNFEGRQGKGGRTHLVSPAMAAAAAIAGHFVDIRQWEYKK, encoded by the coding sequence ATGTCCGCCGCTTCCCACACCATGTTCGAAAAAATTTGGGATGCACACGTCGTGCATGCCGAGCCCGGCAAGCAAACGCTGCTGTACATTGATTTGCACCTGGTTCACGAAGTCACCAGTCCCCAGGCGTTTGAAGGCTTGCGGTTGGCAGGCCGGAAGGTGCGGCGGCCGGAGTTGACGGTGGCCACGCCCGATCACAATGTGCCGACCACCGATCGCCGGCTGCCGATTGCCGACGCCATTTCCAAGCAGCAAATCGACACGCTCCGCAACAATTGCCGCGAATTCGGCATTCGCATCTACGATTTGAACAGTCCGCAGCAAGGAATTGTCCACGTCATTGGCCCCGAGCTGGGCATTACGCAGCCCGGAATGACCATTGTTTGCGGAGACAGTCACACGGCCACGCACGGAGCTTTCGGCGCCCTGGCCTTTGGCATTGGCACCAGTGAAGTGGAGCACGTGCTGGCCACACAAACGTTGCTGCAATCCAAACCCAAGACTTTTGAACTCCGCGTCGACGGCCAGCTGGGCCGCGGCGTGACAGCGAAAGATGTGATTTTGTATTTGATTGGGCAAATCGGCACTGACGGCGGCACGGGCTACGTCATCGAATACACCGGATCGGTCATGCGCAGCTTCTCGATGGAGCAGCGTATGACTGTCTGCAACATGTCGATTGAAGCCGGCGCGCGGGCCGGCATGATTGCGCCCGACGAAACCACTTTTGCCTACATTAAGGGGCGCGAATTCGCGCCGCAAGGAAACGAATTCGATGCAGCCGTTGCTCGTTGGCGGCAACTTCCCAGCGATCCCGGCGCGAAATATGACCGCGTGGAAGTGTACAATGCCGCCGACATTGCTCCGCAAGTTACCTGGGGCACGAATCCCGGTCAGGTTGTGCCCGTGGTGGAAAGTGTGCCCGACCCAGCCAAGTTTAAAACCGAAGATGAACGTAAAACTGCGGCTCAATCGCTTAAGTACATGGGTTTAGAGGCGGGCAAACCGATGCAATCGCTGGGGCTGGACCGGGTGTTCATCGGCTCTTGCACGAACAGCCGGATTGAAGATTTGCGGGCCGCCGCCGCCGTGGTGCGCGGTTACCACGTGGCCAAAACGGTCGATGCGATGGTCGTGCCCGGCAGCGGGCAAATCAAACAGCAAGCGGAAAAGGAAGGCCTGGACCGCATTTTCAAAGAGGCCGGCTTCGATTGGCGTGAAGCCGGTTGCAGCATGTGCCTGGGGATGAACCCCGATATTCTCACTCCCGGCCAACGTTGCGCCAGCACCAGCAACCGCAATTTTGAAGGCCGCCAAGGCAAGGGAGGCCGCACGCATTTGGTCAGCCCCGCCATGGCCGCCGCCGCCGCCATCGCCGGCCACTTCGTCGACATTCGCCAGTGGGAGTACAAAAAATAA